The bacterium DNA segment TCGAAATACTACCTGATTATTTTTCTTTAACTCTTCGATTGTTGTTTTGTCCGCATAGTAATTACCTTCTATATGGGCAATCGGGATATTTAAAACACGGTCTTGAGAAGTAACATTCGTAAACGGGGTTTTGTCATTTTCAACTCTAATGGTAACATATTTACATATAAAATTCAAGTTTTTATTGCGTAACATTGCCCCTGGCAAAAATCCGGCTTCAAGTAAGATCTGGAAACCATTACAAATTCCTAAAATTATCCCGCCTCGACTCACAAACTTTTCAATTCCAAACATTACCTTTGAAAATCGGGCAATTGCTCCGGTGCGTAAATAATCCCCATACGAGAATCCCCCTGGTAAAACGATGCAATCATATCCTTCCACATAACTTTGTTTATGCCAGATATATTCTACCTCTTGATTAAATATATGTTTTAGCACCCAATAACAATCATGGTCACAATTTGACCCCGGGAAAACGACAACACCCCATTTCATAGAGTAGTAAGTAGTAAGTAGTGAGTAATTATTACATCCTCTATCCCTCTACATTCCTACCTTTTATTTCACCTCCTCTATTTCAAACCTATAATCTTCAATCACCGGATTAGCCAGGAGTCGGTCGCACATTTGCTCAATCGTCTGTGTATTTAATCCAGTGGCTTTTATCTCTAAATATTTTCCCACTCGAACATCTTCTATTCCTTGATAACCAAGTGATTCAAGGGCTTTTTTTACCGTAACACCTTGCGGGTCTAAAACAGTTTTTTTTAAAGTAATATAAATTTTGGCTAATGACATAAAATACCCCTTCTCTTTGGTAAATGGTAACTGGTGAAACGGACATGAGCCAGGGCTCACAAAGGGCAATGAAAATGGGAGAAGGACAACCCCCTAACCCCCTTTATTAAGGGGGAATATCTGTTCTACACCATAGGATACAAGTCTGTGGATACTATACTAATTCACTAATCTCTAATTCACTAATTCGCTATTTTCAGGTGAAACGGACATGCCGACAAGTCGGCACATAGGAGGATGAAAATACTAGAGGGTAGAAAGAGAAAGAAAAGGCTTGTCTTTCCTTACTTTCTACTCTCTACTTTCTACTTCCTTATTTTCAGGAGAACCCTATTTCTTTAAAGTCTATCAATTACTCCTCCAAATCCACCTACCCTGAGTAAAACAGAGAAAATAAGCAAACAAAACAATAACGCCATAACACAATAATCTATACTCGAGATTTTAAATTCAAGATACTGTGAGCGTGGTTCTTTACTACCAAATCCTTTTGATTCTAATGCTTGAGCCAATAGGTCTGCTTTTTTAATCGCATAAGCAAGAGTAGGAATAATCAAAGGGATATATTTTTTACTCCTTGTAATCATTCCACCTTTGTCTAACTCTAATCCACGGGCTAATTGAGCCTGCACAATTGTCTCCAATACTTGAGCAAAAGTTGGCACTAATCTAAAAGCAAGTGATAACGCAAAACTAACCCGAAACGGCAATCCAAATCTGTTTAATCCCCAGGTAAACTCCTCTACCGTGATACAAGAAATGAATATCATCCCTGAAATAGCCATCATTATCAATCTAAAACTCATCCCCAGGCCATAAAGAAGGGATTCTTTAGATACAGATAAAAAACCAAACTCCCAGAGAACAGTTTCTCCTTTTATAAAAAAAGACCACATCACCGGACACATAATCCCCAGCCACATAAGAAGTGTCTTTATTCGCCAGATGTTTTCTAAACATTGGCTTTTGTATCCAATCAAAAGAGTAAATCCCAACACCACTAATAAATAACCAGGATGGTTAAAAACTAAGCTTAAGGCAAAAAGAAGGATTAGACTTATAATTTTAGTAATAGGATTTAAGTTATGTATTGGGGTTTGTTTATCTAAATAAAGATATATGGCAATCCCTCCTCACTTTACCTAATTATATAGAGTTCCGCAAAACTAAGAAACTGTAGTTTTTAAGCGGGTATTTAAAACCTCTATTTTTATCAATTTCCTCCAAAAATCAAAATGCAAAAAGCAAATATAAAAATTACATATCAAAATGTAAAATTATCTCTTCCCTTTCAGCATTAAAATACTTGAAGCAAAGATATTACCAAATTCCTCCAACTCTTTGAGAAACACTATCCTTTGGCAACTTATCGATGAATTCTATAAGTCGCAGAGTAAAGTTATACAATCTTTTCTTGAAGTCCTTTTTGAAATTTGATTTGTAATTTTGCATTTTGATATTTATATTTGATATTTAATATTTGATATTTGATATTTGATATTTGATATTTATTTGTTGTCTCCCCCAAATCCTATTTTGCAGAACCTTATACCTAATTATACACTAAAAATTAATTTTGGTCAAGAAAAAAATTGTTGCATTCTTTTTAAAATGATGATATAATTATTTAAATTTAATGAGTGTGAATTTTAAAATCAAGGTAATCCCTAAAGCCTCGAAAAATGAGATATTGGAACTGACAGACGGGTTATTAAAAATAAAAGTTACTGCTCCACCAGTTGAGGGAGCGGCAAATGAAGCGGTTATAAAACTATTAGCCAGAAAATTAGGCTTAAAAAAGTCACAAATTGCTATTGTTCAGGGGCAAAAATCAAAGATTAAAACGATTGAACTAAATGGAGTAAATGAAGATGAACTATCAAGATACATTGAACTTGCCAAAAACAGAGTTTAAAATGAAGGCAGACTTGCCTAAAAGAGAGCCGGATATTTTAAAATCCTGGCAAGAATTAGATATCTATAATACCCTACGCCAGGAGAGAAAAGACAATCCCAAATATGTCTTACATGATGGTCCTCCTTATGCCAATGGTGACATCCACATGGGTCATGCCTTAAATAAAATATTAAAGGATATTATCGTTAAGTATAAATCAATGAAAGGATTTAATGCCCCGTATGTGCCGGGCTGGGATTGCCACGGATTGCCGATTGAGTATAAAGTCGTTGCTGAAACAAAAGATAGTGATAAATTAACGAAAATGGAGATTCGCAAGATTTGTCGAGATTATGCCATTTATTTTGCTGGTGTGCAAAAAGAGGAATTTAAAAGACTGGGAATATTAGGGGACTGGGAAAGACCTTATTTGACATTAACCAATGACTATTCCGCCGCGGTCATTGAGGTGTTTAAAGAATTAGTCGAAAAAGGGTATATCTACAAAAGTAAGAAACCTGTCTATTGGTGTGCGACCTGTGGCACGGCTTTAGCTGAGGCTGAGGTGGAATATAAAGAGGTTTCCTCCCCTTCTATCTTTGTCAAATTCCCCATAAAACCAACGGCTAAATGGGAAGAATTTCAATCCAAAATTTTGCTTCGCAACATTCTTCGAATTCAAAATCCCTCCATACTCATCTGGACGACTACCCCCTGGACACTTCTGGCGAATGTTGCCATTGCTCTCAATCCACAATTTGAGTATTCACTTATTAAAGTAGAGGGTGAAAACTTAATTATGGCTCGGGAACTAATTGAATCAACATTAACCGCCGCAGGGAAAAAGGACTATGAAGAATTAGCCACATTCAGAGGAGATGAATTAGAGGGAATTGTTTGCCAACACCCATTTATTGAGCGTGATTCGCTGGTTATTTTAGGTTCTCATGTCACCAGGGAACAGGGCACAGGATGTGTTCATACTGCTCCAGGACATGGGTTAGACGATTATGAGGTCGGATTCAAATATAACCTGCCTGTTATTGCCCCGGTAGATAGTAATGGTAAATTTACGAATGAAGGAGATGAATTTGCTGGCTTAAATGTCTTTTCTGCTAATAAACATATCATTGAAAAAATACACTCACTTGGAAAACTCTTTCATCAAGAGACAATTACGCATTCTTATCCTCATTGTTGGAGATGTAAGCATAAAATTATTTTTCGTGCCACAGACCAATGGTTTATCCGATTAGAAAATGATGAATTACGACAAAAAACACTTAAGGCAATTGAGGATGTTACCTGGGTTCCTGCCTGGGGTGAAGAACGATTTTATAATACAGTGAATTTGCGGGCTGATTGGTGTATCTCAAGACAGCGGGCATGGGGTGTGCCAATTCCTGCTTTTTATTGCACAAATTGCCAGCAAACCCTTCTGGATTCAAATATAATTGAGATGATTAAAAATCAAATCCGAGAGCAAGGGATTGACATTTGGTTTGAGAAAGATGCAGATTCCTTTTTGCCTGAAGGAATAAAGTGTAAAGAATGTGGAGGTAACAAATTCAGAAAGGAAGAGGACATTATTGATGTCTGGTTTGAATCCGGGGTAAGCCATCGGGCGGTGCTTAAAAAGAGCCAAGAACTTACCTTCCCGGCTGACCTTTATTTAGAAGGCTCTGACCAACACCGTGGCTGGTTTCAATCCTCAATACTTACCTCAATGGCAACGGAAAAAATACCACCATACAAAGCCGTCTTAACTCACGGATTTATGTTGGATGAGGAAGGAAAGGCAATGAGCAAATCTATGGGAAATGTTATCTCCCCATTGAATATTATTGACAAATATGGGGCGGATATTTTAAGGTTATGGGTAATCTCAGAAGATTATCGCGGGGATGTCCGATTAGGACAGGAAATACTTACCCGAATGGGTGAATCTTATCGAAAAATACGCAATACATTTAGATTTATGCTGGGAAACCTTTATGATTTTAATCCATCAAAAGATAAGATTGCATATCCAGACCTGATGCGGATTGATAAATGGGTATGCCATCAATTGACATTGCTAATTCAGAAGGTAACAGATGCCTATGAGAAATTTGAATTTCATCTCATCTATCATTTGATACTTAATTTCTGCTCAAGTTTCCTGAGTGCGTTATATTTGGATATACTTAAAGATAGGCTTTATACCCTTGCCGCAGACTCAAAAAAAAGAAGATCAGCCCAAACCGTGATGTATGAAATTACTACTTCGTTGACTAAACTGTTGGCGCCTGTTTTAAGTTTTACCTCAGAAGAAATATGGCAAAATTTGATTATTGAAGATAAAAAAACAAGTGTGCATTTAACCCTGTTTCCAACACCAAATTTAAAATATTTAGATGAAACTACCGCAGAACAATGGGAGGAAATTCTGGATGTCCGAGAGAAGGTCAGTAAGGCATTGGAAGAGGCAAGAGCCAGTGGCTTAATTGGCTCATCATTAGAGGCACAGGTAATTTTGACTTATCCCCCTGAAAAGGAAAATCTACTTAGAGAATACGAAGATGAATTAAGATTTGTCTTTATTGTCTCTTATGTCGAGTTGATAAAAGGGGAGGAACTAAAAGTCGAGGTAAAAAGGGCTAAAGGGAGTAAATGCAGTCGTTGTTGGAATTACAGCGAGGCAGTTGGAAGTTTTACCCCACATCCAACTCTTTGTGAACGATGTATTAAAGTGGTCTCGCATGGTAACTGGTAATTGGTAATTGGTGAATGGTAATTAGTTACCAATTAACCGATTACCAGTTACCAATTACCATTTACCATTTACCAGTTACCAAAAGTAAGGAGGAAGATTAGCACAATGGAAAAAGAAAAATTAGAACAATACAAAACCAAATTATTCGAATTACGAGAGATTCATCAAAAAGAAAAAGAATTTGTGGAGGAGGGATATTTACGGAATTCCCAACGCGATGCCTCTGGAGATTTATCTGCTTACTCAATTCATATGGCAGATGTTGCCGCTGATAGCTATGAACGCGATAAAGATGCCGGATTAGCCAATAATCTGAACAACATCTTATATGAAATTAATGAGGCACTTTACCGGGTAGAAAAAGGCGAATATGGAATATGTGAATCTTGCCATCGCCCAATTAATGAAGAACGTCTCCAGGCTATGCCCTATGCCCGATTGTGCATTGAGTGTAAAAAGAGGGGAGAGAAGAAAGAAGATTAAAAGACAGGGGTCAGAAATCTGACCTCTGTCTTCTGTAATGGAGGTAAAATATTAAAAAGATTGAAAAAGAACTGTGCCACTATTCTAATTGCCACTATTGTTTTAATATTAGATAGGATAACTAAATTCATCGTTCAACAAACTATGTCTGAAGGAGAAACTATCCCTATCTGGCAGGATATATTTTCTTTATCTTATATACAAAATGAAGGCATAGCCTTTGGCTTTCTGGCTGATTATGGACAATTGTTGGTCGTTACAACCACGCTGATTATCGGGATAATTGTATTCTTACTATTCAGGCTTAAATCTATAAATTATTGGACAGCAGATGCCTTTGGATTGGTTTTAGGTGGTGCTATGGGGAATTTATGGGATAGGCTCTCAGTCGGCGGTGTAATTGACTTCATAGATATTGGATATAAAGATTATCGCTGGCCAGCATTTAATTTAGCCGATGCAAGTATTTGTATTGGGGTTTTTATGTTATTATTAACCAAGAAAGAGAAATAGAAATAATTCCACCTGTGCGATTAGACTAATTCATCGCAGAGACGCAAAGGAAAAATAAATGTAAAATGTAAAATAGGAAATGAAAAATGGGAAATTTTAGTCCTTCGCAAGACTCATTACCTTTCAGTTATACATTTTCATTTTACATTTAACCGCACAGGTGGAAACACTTCGTCTATCATGCCAAATTGGGAGTATAGAGGAACAAGTTCGTTTATAAACAAGTTAGATGAAATTGCTGCCCTGAAATAAGGAGAAATTAAAAAATGGCTAAAAGAAGAATATTTATTAGTTTTGATCATGATGATACTTCACAAGTCTTGGGTTTTATGGGGTTGCGAAATATAATTGACAATTTTGATTTTTATAATCACAAACTTGATAGAAGAATAAATAGTCGCGATAAGGACTATGTCTGTAGAGTTATTAGAGATGAGTATATTAAGCCAGCATCAGTAACAGTTGTTCTTATTGGTAACAATACTGCTAATAGTCCATGGGTGAAATGGGAAATCGAAGAAAGTAAACGACAGGACAAAGGTATCTTAGGAATTTATTTAAAGGATAGCCGAGGCAATGTCCCGGTTGGTATTCCTTCAAATGCTGTTGGTAGCTGGCAACCTGATAAATTTGCAGATTGGATTGAATGGGCATATCAACAATCAAGGAAATAGAGATGATTGAAGAATATTCATTCCTCCTGAGTTTTATCTTAAAAATTATCAAAAAGCTCGTGGAATATACCACATTATTTACATTTTGGGACGGCATTTTACTCACTGCTATAATAGTTGTGATAATATATTTAGTTACACAGCATAAAAAATATAGAGTTAAATCAGCAACTATAAATATACCCTTTTCACTTGGCAATATCACCTACGAACTAACAGAAGAAGATAGAATTGTTGCGTGGAAATTATATATTCAACTAAAGACACGCAAAGCAGCTCTTATCTTTGATGAAGATTATGATGTTGTTGCGGATGTATATGATTCCCTTTATGAGATTTTCCCGATTGCAAGAGATCTTCTTATGGGTCTTCCTTTAGATGAGATTCAGAGAAAGCCTAATATAGCAGATTTGGTTCTTCGAGTTCAAAATGATGGCATCCGACCTCATCTGACAAAATGGCAATCTGATTTTCGTAGATGGTGGGCCAAGGCAATAGAATACCCCGGTAACAAAGATAGTAGACCCCAGGATATTCAAAAGAATTATCCAAAATACGAAGAACTAATCAAAGAATTAAAGGAAATGAATTTGGAACTTAACAAATACGCTGAAAAGTTACTATTCATTGCTCAAACATCCGCACAGGCAAGACGAAAAATGAAAAAGCCTATACCAATACAACCATCTGGTGGCAAAGAGAGACGAAACAATTATGAAGAATAGAAAGTATGAACAAAACGAATATGCTCATCTAAGTAATAAAGGAATAGAGTAATGTATAAAGCATCTGATGTTTTCAGTGATACAGATAGAATCTTTTGTGCTGAACAACCTGCAAAATATGAAACAAGAAAACTTATACCTTTTTATTACAATTCTGAGAAGAAGATTAAACTTTTTAATGGGGATGCATTACATCTTCTCAAGAAAATACCTGATAGTTGCATTGATATGATTTTTGCTGACCCACCTTATTTTGGAAATCAATCAGGATTGATTATTAAGCGTACTGACGGACATGCAGAAACCTTTGATACTCAAAAGGCGAAATTTGCTTACTCAAAATCGCTTCAATATCAGTTTGAGTTTCATTACACCTGGTTGAAAGAGGCTCAAAGAGTCTTAAAAGATGGTTCTACCATCTGGATAACAGGTACATATCATAGCATTGGAGTAGTAAATGTTGTCCTTCAGGATTTGGGGTTCAAGATTCTCAATGATATAATCATTCATAAAATAAATGCTCCCCCTAATTTTAAGGGGTCATGTTTCAGAGCAGTTACTGAAACTATGCTTTGGGCTAAAAAAAATTTTAAAGGTAAAACTAAATTTAACTACTGGACAATGAAACAATTGAATGGCGGGGTTCAGATGAAAAATCTTTGGGAATATTGGGCAGAGAAGAATCCATTTAGACACCCCGCTACTAAACAACCAATTATTTTAGAATATGCAATATTGGCAGGTTCTCACGAAGGAGATTTGATTCTTGACCCATTTGCTGGTTCAGGAACTACTGGTTTTGTGGCTCAAGGACTAAACCGAAAATGTGTTATGATAGAGATAGACCGTAATTATTGTCAGCTTATCAAAAGCAGGATAGAGGGAAAATATGGACAATTCAAAAGAAAAACAAAAAATTAAGGAAGAATTCCGTAACAAACTTCTAAAATATGTTGATCAGTTTAATTTGGCTGTATCAACTGATAAAGGAGACTGGATTGTAAAAGGATTTATAGATATTGCAAAGAATATCTATACTATCTCTGTGGATACCAAAGTTGTCTCAAAAATCATGGAGCTTCTTCTTTTCCCTAAAATATGTCAATTTGCTCAAGAAAATTACTATAAGATGGTTCTATGTAAAGAACAAAACTTTTATCCGGATATGAGTTTTATTGATCTTGCTAACAATAAGTATGCATTAGATATTAAAAGCACTTATCGAAAAGATGGAAAGAGGGTAAATGGAATGACATTGGGAGCATTCACAGGTTATTTTCGTGACCGCAAGAGTAAGAAAAATATTACTTTCCCTTATGATGAATA contains these protein-coding regions:
- the purQ gene encoding phosphoribosylformylglycinamidine synthase subunit PurQ, which translates into the protein MKWGVVVFPGSNCDHDCYWVLKHIFNQEVEYIWHKQSYVEGYDCIVLPGGFSYGDYLRTGAIARFSKVMFGIEKFVSRGGIILGICNGFQILLEAGFLPGAMLRNKNLNFICKYVTIRVENDKTPFTNVTSQDRVLNIPIAHIEGNYYADKTTIEELKKNNQVVFRYSTPEGRCADEANPNGSIDNIAGICNREGNILGMMPHPERCCEKRLGTEDGRVIFESILRWLKNGN
- the purS gene encoding phosphoribosylformylglycinamidine synthase subunit PurS, whose amino-acid sequence is MSLAKIYITLKKTVLDPQGVTVKKALESLGYQGIEDVRVGKYLEIKATGLNTQTIEQMCDRLLANPVIEDYRFEIEEVK
- a CDS encoding energy-coupling factor transporter transmembrane component T; protein product: MAIYLYLDKQTPIHNLNPITKIISLILLFALSLVFNHPGYLLVVLGFTLLIGYKSQCLENIWRIKTLLMWLGIMCPVMWSFFIKGETVLWEFGFLSVSKESLLYGLGMSFRLIMMAISGMIFISCITVEEFTWGLNRFGLPFRVSFALSLAFRLVPTFAQVLETIVQAQLARGLELDKGGMITRSKKYIPLIIPTLAYAIKKADLLAQALESKGFGSKEPRSQYLEFKISSIDYCVMALLFCLLIFSVLLRVGGFGGVIDRL
- a CDS encoding DUF167 domain-containing protein, giving the protein MSVNFKIKVIPKASKNEILELTDGLLKIKVTAPPVEGAANEAVIKLLARKLGLKKSQIAIVQGQKSKIKTIELNGVNEDELSRYIELAKNRV
- the ileS gene encoding isoleucine--tRNA ligase, with protein sequence MNYQDTLNLPKTEFKMKADLPKREPDILKSWQELDIYNTLRQERKDNPKYVLHDGPPYANGDIHMGHALNKILKDIIVKYKSMKGFNAPYVPGWDCHGLPIEYKVVAETKDSDKLTKMEIRKICRDYAIYFAGVQKEEFKRLGILGDWERPYLTLTNDYSAAVIEVFKELVEKGYIYKSKKPVYWCATCGTALAEAEVEYKEVSSPSIFVKFPIKPTAKWEEFQSKILLRNILRIQNPSILIWTTTPWTLLANVAIALNPQFEYSLIKVEGENLIMARELIESTLTAAGKKDYEELATFRGDELEGIVCQHPFIERDSLVILGSHVTREQGTGCVHTAPGHGLDDYEVGFKYNLPVIAPVDSNGKFTNEGDEFAGLNVFSANKHIIEKIHSLGKLFHQETITHSYPHCWRCKHKIIFRATDQWFIRLENDELRQKTLKAIEDVTWVPAWGEERFYNTVNLRADWCISRQRAWGVPIPAFYCTNCQQTLLDSNIIEMIKNQIREQGIDIWFEKDADSFLPEGIKCKECGGNKFRKEEDIIDVWFESGVSHRAVLKKSQELTFPADLYLEGSDQHRGWFQSSILTSMATEKIPPYKAVLTHGFMLDEEGKAMSKSMGNVISPLNIIDKYGADILRLWVISEDYRGDVRLGQEILTRMGESYRKIRNTFRFMLGNLYDFNPSKDKIAYPDLMRIDKWVCHQLTLLIQKVTDAYEKFEFHLIYHLILNFCSSFLSALYLDILKDRLYTLAADSKKRRSAQTVMYEITTSLTKLLAPVLSFTSEEIWQNLIIEDKKTSVHLTLFPTPNLKYLDETTAEQWEEILDVREKVSKALEEARASGLIGSSLEAQVILTYPPEKENLLREYEDELRFVFIVSYVELIKGEELKVEVKRAKGSKCSRCWNYSEAVGSFTPHPTLCERCIKVVSHGNW
- a CDS encoding TraR/DksA C4-type zinc finger protein, yielding MEKEKLEQYKTKLFELREIHQKEKEFVEEGYLRNSQRDASGDLSAYSIHMADVAADSYERDKDAGLANNLNNILYEINEALYRVEKGEYGICESCHRPINEERLQAMPYARLCIECKKRGEKKED
- the lspA gene encoding signal peptidase II: MKKNCATILIATIVLILDRITKFIVQQTMSEGETIPIWQDIFSLSYIQNEGIAFGFLADYGQLLVVTTTLIIGIIVFLLFRLKSINYWTADAFGLVLGGAMGNLWDRLSVGGVIDFIDIGYKDYRWPAFNLADASICIGVFMLLLTKKEK
- a CDS encoding TIR domain-containing protein, whose translation is MAKRRIFISFDHDDTSQVLGFMGLRNIIDNFDFYNHKLDRRINSRDKDYVCRVIRDEYIKPASVTVVLIGNNTANSPWVKWEIEESKRQDKGILGIYLKDSRGNVPVGIPSNAVGSWQPDKFADWIEWAYQQSRK
- a CDS encoding DNA methyltransferase; its protein translation is MYKASDVFSDTDRIFCAEQPAKYETRKLIPFYYNSEKKIKLFNGDALHLLKKIPDSCIDMIFADPPYFGNQSGLIIKRTDGHAETFDTQKAKFAYSKSLQYQFEFHYTWLKEAQRVLKDGSTIWITGTYHSIGVVNVVLQDLGFKILNDIIIHKINAPPNFKGSCFRAVTETMLWAKKNFKGKTKFNYWTMKQLNGGVQMKNLWEYWAEKNPFRHPATKQPIILEYAILAGSHEGDLILDPFAGSGTTGFVAQGLNRKCVMIEIDRNYCQLIKSRIEGKYGQFKRKTKN
- a CDS encoding type II restriction endonuclease, producing the protein MDNSKEKQKIKEEFRNKLLKYVDQFNLAVSTDKGDWIVKGFIDIAKNIYTISVDTKVVSKIMELLLFPKICQFAQENYYKMVLCKEQNFYPDMSFIDLANNKYALDIKSTYRKDGKRVNGMTLGAFTGYFRDRKSKKNITFPYDEYVGHFVLGIIYSRADENVDERKIYHLDNLQNITSVVKDFTFFVQEKYLIAEDRPGSGNTKNIGSVVNIDELINGSGPFAKFGEEVFDDYWMYYLTKDMARAVDLKGSPYKNLKEYLQYKKLEV